From the Pseudomonas putida genome, one window contains:
- a CDS encoding VOC family protein, whose translation MIDIRGLSYFVAQIENLGQWQRYAEQVLGMQVQAAPGGGLYVKMDERPFRMLVVEGDAPRYLASGWELPGERAFDQALQHLERCGVAWQVGSREAIEQRGVQALVTVSDPSGNQHELSWGHRSDCQPFVSPQGVPRFVTGDMGLGHTVLPAPDFDATLAFAKDVLGFGLSDIFNFRPDPSAPPVRIHFLHCANARHHSLALAEYPVPSGCVHVMVEVDSMTEVGRAHDRLQAYGGQLSATLGQHLNDRMTSFYMKTPSGFDLEYGHGGLQVDWAEHSAFEFTRVSIWGHDFSVGQQ comes from the coding sequence ATGATCGACATTCGTGGTTTGAGCTACTTCGTCGCGCAGATCGAGAACCTTGGCCAGTGGCAACGCTATGCCGAACAGGTGCTCGGCATGCAGGTGCAGGCGGCACCCGGCGGCGGCCTGTACGTGAAGATGGACGAGCGGCCTTTCCGCATGCTGGTGGTCGAGGGCGATGCGCCGCGCTACCTGGCCAGTGGCTGGGAGCTGCCCGGCGAGCGGGCCTTCGACCAGGCCCTGCAGCACCTGGAGCGCTGCGGCGTGGCCTGGCAGGTCGGCAGCCGTGAGGCCATCGAGCAACGCGGCGTGCAGGCGCTGGTCACCGTCAGCGACCCCTCCGGCAACCAGCATGAACTCAGCTGGGGCCACCGCTCCGACTGCCAGCCGTTCGTCTCGCCGCAAGGGGTACCGCGCTTCGTCACCGGCGACATGGGCCTTGGCCACACCGTGCTGCCGGCGCCGGATTTCGACGCGACCCTGGCCTTCGCCAAGGATGTGCTCGGCTTCGGCCTGTCGGACATCTTCAACTTCCGCCCCGACCCGTCGGCGCCGCCGGTGCGCATCCACTTCCTGCACTGCGCCAATGCCCGCCACCACAGCCTGGCGCTGGCCGAGTACCCGGTGCCGTCGGGCTGCGTGCACGTGATGGTCGAGGTGGACTCGATGACCGAGGTCGGCCGCGCCCACGACCGCCTGCAGGCCTATGGCGGGCAGCTGTCGGCAACCCTCGGCCAGCACCTGAACGATCGCATGACCAGTTTCTACATGAAGACACCGTCCGGCTTCGACCTGGAGTACGGCCATGGCGGGTTGCAGGTCGACTGGGCCGAGCACTCGGCCTTCGAGTTCACCCGCGTGAGTATCTGGGGCCACGACTTTTCGGTCGGCCAGCAGTAA
- a CDS encoding acyl-CoA dehydrogenase family protein — translation MEFAFTEEQLLIRDSAERFLAQASDSHAVRAGMSRAADYDPELCRQIGQELYWPALLVPEAHGGMGLGFVELAVLLEQCGRFLLGSPLFATTCLATPALLLADNPTLQTRWLPAIASGQLHATLACPLEAAQLQVELQPHGDGYRLEGCHAQVVDGAQADLLLIAARCPASSGDEGINLFAVPADTPGIVRTTLHTLDQTRRLARLDLHQVEVSEAQRLCAPDHAWPLLQATQRIAAIGLAAEQLGGAQQALDLTLAYIAERHQFGRPLASFQAIKHRCADMMLHIECTRSAVWYAACVAREYLAENGDPVVRGELLAAAATAKAHASETFFHCAAESIQLHGGVGFTWEYDPHLYFKRARASEQLLGNPAWHRECLATELLGARP, via the coding sequence ATGGAGTTCGCTTTCACCGAGGAACAGTTGCTGATTCGCGACAGCGCCGAGCGTTTCCTCGCCCAGGCCAGCGATTCACATGCGGTACGCGCAGGCATGAGCCGGGCGGCCGATTACGATCCCGAGCTGTGCCGGCAGATCGGCCAGGAGCTGTACTGGCCGGCGCTGCTGGTGCCCGAGGCCCACGGTGGCATGGGCCTGGGCTTCGTCGAGCTGGCCGTGCTGCTGGAACAATGCGGGCGCTTCCTGCTCGGCTCGCCGCTGTTCGCCACCACTTGCCTGGCTACCCCGGCCCTGCTGCTGGCCGACAACCCCACGCTGCAAACCCGCTGGCTGCCGGCCATCGCCAGTGGCCAGTTGCACGCCACCCTGGCATGCCCGCTTGAGGCCGCACAATTGCAGGTCGAACTGCAACCCCATGGCGACGGCTACCGTCTCGAGGGCTGCCACGCCCAGGTGGTCGATGGCGCCCAGGCCGACCTGCTGCTGATCGCCGCCCGCTGCCCGGCCAGCAGCGGCGATGAGGGCATCAACCTGTTCGCCGTACCGGCCGATACACCTGGCATAGTACGTACTACATTACACACCCTCGACCAGACCCGACGCCTGGCTCGCCTCGACCTGCACCAGGTCGAAGTCAGCGAGGCACAGCGCCTGTGCGCCCCCGACCACGCCTGGCCGTTGCTGCAGGCCACCCAGCGTATCGCCGCCATTGGCCTGGCCGCCGAGCAGCTCGGCGGCGCCCAGCAGGCGCTTGACCTGACCTTGGCGTACATCGCCGAACGCCACCAGTTCGGCCGGCCGCTGGCCAGCTTCCAGGCCATCAAACACCGCTGCGCCGACATGATGCTGCACATCGAATGCACCCGCTCGGCGGTGTGGTACGCCGCCTGCGTGGCCCGCGAATACCTGGCCGAAAACGGCGACCCGGTGGTGCGCGGCGAACTGCTCGCCGCCGCAGCCACCGCCAAGGCCCATGCCAGCGAAACGTTCTTCCACTGTGCGGCCGAGTCGATCCAGCTGCACGGCGGGGTCGGTTTCACCTGGGAATACGACCCGCACCTGTACTTCAAACGCGCCAGGGCCAGCGAGCAACTGCTGGGCAACCCGGCCTGGCACCGTGAGTGCCTGGCCACCGAACTGCTGGGAGCACGCCCATGA
- a CDS encoding acyl-CoA dehydrogenase family protein — translation MKIGFSKADEAFRHEVASWLAAHLQGEFAPLRFRGGPGDEHSFPAERKAWERELASGGWVGVGWRAEDGGRGLSISQQVIFHEEYARAGGPGRMGHIGEGLVGPTLAAFGTPEQRQRLLPGILKGEAFWCQGYSEPGAGSDLANVQTRARLDANGERWLISGQKVWTSLAHEADWCFVLARTEPGSVGHHGLSFLLVPMAQANIRVQPIQQLTGTSEFNEVFFDQAETSASNLVGQPGDGWKIAMALLGFERGVSTLGQQMQFHNELEEVLRIARANGAARDPLLRQRLAQAWSGLKVLRYNSLRMLSGPQDGSLAREAMIYKLAWSNWHVELGKLAMDVLGDAAEVLESAPYGLSRLQSLFLFTRADTIYGGSNEIQRNVIAERALGMPREVKGR, via the coding sequence ATGAAAATCGGTTTCAGCAAGGCAGACGAAGCGTTCCGCCACGAGGTCGCCAGCTGGCTGGCGGCACACCTGCAAGGTGAATTTGCCCCCCTGCGCTTTCGTGGCGGCCCTGGCGACGAACACAGCTTCCCGGCCGAGCGCAAGGCCTGGGAACGTGAGTTGGCGAGCGGTGGCTGGGTCGGTGTGGGCTGGCGAGCGGAAGACGGCGGGCGAGGCTTGAGCATCAGCCAGCAGGTGATCTTCCACGAGGAATACGCCCGCGCTGGCGGCCCCGGGCGCATGGGCCATATCGGCGAAGGCCTGGTCGGCCCTACCCTCGCCGCCTTCGGCACGCCCGAACAACGCCAGCGCCTGCTGCCGGGCATCCTCAAGGGCGAGGCGTTCTGGTGCCAGGGCTATTCCGAGCCTGGCGCAGGCTCGGACCTGGCCAACGTGCAGACCCGCGCCCGCCTGGATGCCAATGGCGAGCGCTGGCTGATCAGCGGGCAGAAGGTCTGGACCTCGCTGGCCCATGAGGCCGACTGGTGTTTCGTGCTGGCCCGTACCGAACCGGGCAGCGTTGGCCATCACGGGCTGTCGTTCCTGCTGGTGCCGATGGCCCAGGCGAACATCCGCGTGCAGCCGATCCAGCAACTGACCGGCACCAGCGAGTTCAACGAGGTGTTCTTCGACCAGGCCGAGACCTCGGCCAGCAACCTGGTCGGGCAGCCCGGCGATGGCTGGAAGATCGCCATGGCCCTGCTGGGTTTCGAACGCGGCGTGTCGACGCTGGGCCAGCAGATGCAGTTCCACAACGAGTTGGAAGAGGTGCTGCGCATCGCCCGCGCCAACGGCGCCGCCCGCGACCCGCTGCTGCGCCAGCGCCTGGCCCAGGCTTGGTCAGGGCTCAAGGTACTGCGCTACAACTCGCTGCGCATGCTCTCCGGGCCGCAGGACGGCAGCCTGGCGCGGGAGGCGATGATCTACAAGCTGGCCTGGTCGAACTGGCATGTCGAGCTGGGTAAGTTGGCCATGGATGTGCTGGGGGATGCTGCCGAAGTGCTGGAGAGTGCGCCTTATGGCTTGAGCCGGTTGCAGTCGCTGTTCCTGTTTACCCGGGCGGACACGATCTACGGCGGGAGTAACGAGATCCAGCGCAATGTGATTGCCGAACGGGCACTGGGCATGCCGCGGGAGGTGAAGGGGCGCTAA
- a CDS encoding nuclear transport factor 2 family protein: MESTALLQRIDRLESLDAIRQLAGKYALALDMRDMDAMANCFAEDVRVGRDKFGRAHLKAWLDETMRKQFHGTSHHLGQHIIEFSDADHATGVVYSKNEHETGPEWVIMQMLYWDDYERIDGRWCFRRRLPCYWYATDLNKPPIGGLKMRWPGREPYAGSFHELFPSWDAFWAQRPDKDALPQIAEPAPLEGFLQAMRRGAGDPKIRVR; the protein is encoded by the coding sequence CTGGAAAGCACCGCGCTGCTGCAGCGCATCGACCGCCTGGAGTCGCTGGACGCAATCCGCCAACTGGCCGGCAAGTACGCGCTGGCCCTGGACATGCGCGACATGGACGCCATGGCCAACTGCTTTGCCGAGGACGTGCGGGTCGGCCGCGACAAGTTCGGCCGCGCGCACCTCAAGGCGTGGCTCGACGAGACCATGCGCAAGCAGTTCCACGGCACCTCGCATCACCTGGGCCAGCACATCATCGAGTTCAGCGATGCCGACCACGCCACTGGTGTGGTGTACTCGAAGAACGAGCATGAGACCGGGCCGGAGTGGGTGATCATGCAGATGCTGTACTGGGACGATTACGAGCGCATCGACGGGCGCTGGTGCTTCCGCCGGCGGCTGCCGTGCTACTGGTACGCTACAGACCTGAACAAGCCGCCGATCGGTGGCCTGAAGATGCGCTGGCCGGGGCGTGAGCCTTATGCCGGGAGCTTCCACGAGCTGTTCCCGTCGTGGGATGCGTTCTGGGCCCAGCGGCCGGACAAGGATGCCCTGCCGCAGATTGCCGAACCGGCGCCGCTGGAGGGGTTTCTGCAGGCCATGCGGCGTGGGGCAGGGGACCCGAAGATTCGCGTTCGCTAG
- a CDS encoding SDR family NAD(P)-dependent oxidoreductase, which yields MSKRLQGKIAFVTGAGSGIGEATALRFAEEGALVVLCGRRREPLEGVREQILARGGCAEVAVADVSDEQAYVAALQATAQRHGGLDILVNNAMAYTWGGIDGMSTADWHANFATTVDGTFWGTRTAMQLMKGKGGAIVNIASICGLFGTAWMAGYSAAKAAVINFSRAAASEGAADNIRCNVIIPGVVDTPATAGMLSDAKARANTEKVIPMRRVGLPQELANAILFLASDEASYVTGASLAVDGGRGSDLYTVLE from the coding sequence ATGAGCAAACGTCTGCAAGGCAAGATCGCCTTCGTCACCGGGGCCGGCTCCGGCATTGGCGAGGCGACCGCACTGCGCTTCGCCGAAGAGGGCGCCCTGGTGGTGCTGTGTGGTCGGCGCCGCGAGCCGCTCGAAGGGGTGCGCGAGCAGATCCTCGCCCGCGGCGGCTGCGCCGAGGTGGCGGTGGCCGACGTCAGTGACGAACAGGCCTATGTCGCCGCGCTGCAAGCCACCGCACAGCGCCACGGCGGCCTCGACATCCTGGTCAACAACGCGATGGCCTACACCTGGGGCGGCATCGACGGCATGAGCACCGCCGACTGGCACGCCAACTTTGCCACCACCGTGGATGGCACCTTCTGGGGCACGCGCACGGCGATGCAGCTGATGAAGGGCAAGGGCGGCGCGATCGTCAACATCGCCTCGATCTGCGGCCTGTTCGGCACCGCCTGGATGGCCGGTTACTCTGCCGCCAAGGCGGCGGTGATCAACTTCAGCCGGGCCGCAGCCAGCGAAGGCGCGGCGGACAACATCCGCTGCAACGTGATCATCCCCGGCGTGGTCGATACCCCGGCGACGGCGGGCATGCTCAGCGACGCCAAGGCGCGGGCCAACACCGAGAAGGTCATCCCCATGCGCCGGGTCGGCCTGCCGCAGGAGCTGGCCAATGCCATCCTGTTCCTGGCCAGCGACGAGGCCTCGTACGTGACCGGGGCGAGCCTGGCGGTGGACGGCGGGCGCGGTTCGGACCTGTACACGGTGCTGGAATGA
- a CDS encoding SDR family NAD(P)-dependent oxidoreductase: MKLQNKVAFVTGAGQGMGQAIVRRFVAEGANVVAVDLDQAALAASLADLGEKVLALGCNVADAASVADAMGQVEAHFGGLDIVVNNAGVGALDAFLDTPDDSWARVIGVNLGGTFLCCREGARLMLKGQRQGVLINLSSTAALTGEGPSHYCASKAAVMGLTRSIARELAARGIRVNTLVPGPTNTPMMAGIPDEHMQALLKNVPLGRMCETDEIARVAVFLASDDASFITGQNIAVNGGMAFI; the protein is encoded by the coding sequence ATGAAACTGCAGAACAAGGTGGCCTTCGTCACCGGTGCCGGGCAGGGCATGGGCCAGGCCATCGTGCGCCGCTTCGTCGCCGAAGGTGCGAATGTGGTGGCGGTCGACCTCGACCAGGCCGCGCTCGCCGCCAGCCTCGCCGACCTCGGCGAAAAAGTGCTGGCGCTGGGTTGCAACGTCGCCGATGCCGCGTCGGTGGCCGATGCCATGGGCCAGGTCGAAGCGCATTTCGGCGGGCTGGACATCGTCGTCAACAACGCAGGCGTCGGCGCCCTCGATGCCTTCCTCGACACGCCGGACGACAGCTGGGCGCGGGTGATCGGGGTCAACCTGGGCGGCACCTTCCTGTGCTGCCGCGAAGGCGCCCGGCTGATGCTCAAGGGCCAGCGCCAGGGCGTGCTGATCAACCTGTCGAGCACTGCCGCGCTGACCGGCGAAGGGCCAAGCCACTACTGCGCCTCGAAGGCCGCGGTAATGGGCCTGACCCGCTCGATCGCCCGTGAACTGGCGGCCCGGGGCATCCGCGTCAACACCCTGGTACCGGGCCCGACCAACACGCCGATGATGGCAGGCATTCCCGATGAACACATGCAGGCGCTGCTGAAGAACGTGCCACTGGGGCGCATGTGCGAAACCGACGAGATCGCCCGGGTGGCGGTGTTCCTGGCCAGTGACGACGCCAGCTTCATCACCGGGCAGAACATCGCCGTCAACGGCGGCATGGCCTTTATCTGA
- a CDS encoding alpha/beta fold hydrolase: protein MNQPVDLPLPTGHYATLANGLRLHYLDEGQGPVVLWLHGSGPGASGFSNFKGNYPELAAAGYRNILLDLPGFGRSDKPEDVRYELDFFVDCVAALLDQLGIDRCTLLGNSLGGAIALGLALRQPQRVERLILLAPGGVEERETYFQMPGILRMVGLFNAGPIGLEEMRSMMRLQLFDDSILPEELLLERVAVAVTQPKNLFSTMLVPNMRARLGEIECPILGFWGSNDNFNPVSGAQYIIDGARQARFIVLNRCGHWVQVEHRELFNRSCLDFLQHG from the coding sequence ATGAACCAACCCGTCGACCTGCCCTTGCCCACCGGCCACTACGCCACCTTGGCCAACGGCCTGCGCCTGCATTACCTGGACGAAGGCCAGGGCCCGGTGGTGCTGTGGCTGCACGGCAGCGGCCCGGGCGCCAGCGGTTTCAGCAACTTCAAGGGCAACTACCCGGAACTGGCGGCGGCCGGTTACCGCAACATCCTGCTCGACCTGCCCGGCTTCGGCCGTTCGGACAAACCCGAAGACGTGCGCTACGAACTGGATTTCTTCGTCGATTGTGTGGCGGCCTTGCTCGACCAGCTCGGCATCGACCGCTGCACCCTGCTCGGCAACTCCCTGGGCGGCGCCATCGCCCTGGGCCTGGCCCTGCGCCAGCCACAACGGGTGGAGCGCCTGATCCTGCTGGCCCCAGGCGGTGTCGAGGAGCGCGAGACCTACTTCCAGATGCCCGGCATCCTGCGCATGGTCGGGCTGTTCAACGCCGGCCCCATTGGCCTTGAGGAAATGCGCAGCATGATGCGCCTGCAGTTGTTCGACGACTCGATCCTGCCCGAAGAACTGCTGCTGGAACGGGTGGCGGTGGCGGTGACCCAGCCGAAGAACCTGTTCAGCACCATGCTGGTGCCGAACATGCGTGCGCGGCTGGGCGAGATCGAATGCCCGATTCTCGGGTTCTGGGGCAGCAACGACAACTTCAACCCGGTCAGCGGCGCCCAGTACATCATCGACGGGGCACGCCAGGCGCGGTTCATCGTGCTCAACCGCTGTGGGCACTGGGTGCAGGTGGAGCATCGCGAGCTGTTCAACCGCAGCTGCCTGGATTTCCTGCAGCACGGCTGA
- a CDS encoding NADH:flavin oxidoreductase produces the protein MHQNPDRSPFSPVSIGPLTLKNRFIKAATNEGMSAQGVPSRQLAKLHAGLASGGVALTTVAYCAVSRDGRTLPNQLILERDSLPHFKALTDAVHREGGKASAQITHGGCFTFIRERSTPRPLSASGGFNKIGMMSGMFLKQAMNEADMQQVVRDFAQGARLAREAGFDAVEIHMGHGYLLSQFISPLYNKRRDQYGGSLENRLRFPRRVLRAVLDAVGQDLAVVCKYSITEGVRAGNSAEDGAQIARMLEQEGAHLLVLSAGMNAESITTMFGSSFPKENRVQQKNPLIALAMALQRRMDPVVEFRELYLLEHARKVRAAVKMPLAYLGGAKSLASIEQVMAEGFDLVAMGRVLIAEPDYVNKLASGASRNSICTACNRCVAMMYTPGGTSCVLGQPGDAQLNSQRAAG, from the coding sequence ATGCACCAGAACCCCGATCGATCGCCGTTCAGCCCGGTCAGCATTGGCCCGCTGACCCTGAAAAACCGCTTCATCAAGGCCGCCACCAACGAGGGCATGAGCGCCCAGGGCGTGCCGTCGCGGCAACTGGCCAAGCTGCACGCGGGCCTGGCCAGCGGCGGCGTGGCATTGACCACCGTGGCCTACTGCGCGGTCAGCCGCGACGGCCGCACGCTGCCCAACCAGCTGATCCTCGAACGCGACAGCCTGCCGCATTTCAAGGCCCTGACCGATGCGGTGCACCGCGAAGGCGGCAAGGCCAGCGCGCAGATCACCCACGGCGGCTGCTTCACCTTCATCCGCGAGCGCTCCACGCCCAGGCCGCTGTCGGCCAGTGGCGGCTTCAACAAGATCGGCATGATGAGCGGCATGTTCCTCAAGCAGGCCATGAACGAAGCCGACATGCAGCAGGTGGTGCGCGACTTTGCCCAGGGCGCACGGCTGGCCCGCGAAGCCGGCTTCGACGCCGTGGAAATCCACATGGGCCACGGCTACCTGCTCAGCCAGTTCATCTCGCCGCTGTACAACAAGCGCCGCGACCAGTACGGCGGCAGCCTGGAAAACCGCCTGCGCTTCCCGCGCCGGGTGCTGCGGGCGGTGCTGGATGCGGTCGGCCAGGACCTGGCGGTGGTGTGCAAGTACAGCATCACCGAGGGCGTGCGCGCCGGCAACAGTGCCGAGGACGGCGCGCAGATCGCGCGCATGCTGGAGCAGGAGGGCGCGCACCTGTTGGTGCTCAGCGCCGGGATGAATGCCGAGTCGATCACCACCATGTTCGGCTCGTCGTTCCCCAAGGAAAACCGCGTGCAGCAGAAGAACCCGCTGATAGCCCTGGCGATGGCGCTGCAGCGGCGCATGGATCCGGTGGTGGAGTTTCGCGAGCTGTACCTGCTGGAACATGCCCGCAAGGTGCGGGCGGCGGTGAAGATGCCCCTGGCCTACCTGGGCGGGGCCAAGAGCCTGGCCAGCATCGAGCAGGTGATGGCCGAGGGCTTCGACCTGGTGGCCATGGGGCGGGTGCTGATTGCCGAGCCGGATTATGTGAACAAGCTGGCCAGCGGCGCGAGCCGCAACTCGATCTGCACGGCATGCAACCGCTGCGTGGCGATGATGTATACCCCGGGTGGCACTTCCTGTGTGCTCGGCCAGCCGGGGGATGCCCAGCTCAACAGCCAGCGTGCTGCTGGCTGA